One Spiroplasma endosymbiont of Cantharis nigra DNA segment encodes these proteins:
- a CDS encoding glycoside hydrolase family 1 protein, translated as MNKIKKDFLWGASTSAYQVEGSIFEGGKVASVMDDIHKSPGYSKEITNFHDATGHYENWKEDVKLFAEMGMKSYRFSISWPRIMKNVKGEINEEGIKFYDDLINELIKYKIEPIVTIFHFDFPNFIDEAGGLTDKRFANLFEDYCKVLFKAYGSKIKYWLTINELNMFAMAASAIGLMPNGKKLNRWEVIHILNLAQARAINLCHKILPKAKIGPAPNISSVYSNSSKPIDYTAKLNMDIVRNWVYLDIVCKGYYSPVFLEFIKKIKEDFVIDPKDMEIIKQAKPDFIAFNYYATMTVEMPKSNEISQEAKDQQKGFTIPGFTSSVKNKNLEKTQFGWEIDPQGFKNTLREVYDRYNLPIMITENGLGAKDILTKQGEVHDTYRIEYYQKHISKMLEAIEEGVDIIGYMPWSAIDLISTHEGVSKRYGFIYVNRDEFDLKDMKRYKKDSFYWYKELIKTNGGSI; from the coding sequence ATGAATAAAATTAAAAAAGATTTTTTATGGGGAGCATCAACAAGTGCTTATCAAGTAGAAGGTTCAATTTTTGAAGGTGGTAAAGTAGCTTCTGTAATGGATGACATTCATAAGTCACCAGGATACTCAAAAGAGATTACTAACTTTCATGATGCAACTGGTCATTATGAAAATTGAAAAGAAGATGTAAAACTCTTTGCAGAAATGGGAATGAAGTCATATCGCTTTTCAATCTCATGACCTAGAATTATGAAAAATGTTAAAGGTGAAATAAATGAAGAGGGTATTAAGTTTTATGATGATTTAATTAATGAGTTAATTAAATATAAAATTGAGCCAATTGTAACAATATTTCACTTTGATTTTCCTAACTTTATTGATGAAGCAGGAGGGTTAACTGATAAGAGATTTGCAAATTTATTTGAAGATTATTGTAAGGTTTTATTTAAAGCTTATGGTAGCAAGATTAAATATTGATTAACAATTAATGAATTAAATATGTTTGCAATGGCTGCATCTGCGATTGGTTTAATGCCAAATGGAAAAAAACTTAATCGATGAGAGGTTATTCATATTTTAAATTTAGCGCAAGCTCGTGCTATAAATTTATGTCACAAAATATTGCCTAAGGCAAAAATAGGTCCCGCACCAAATATATCTTCAGTTTATTCAAACAGTTCAAAACCAATTGATTATACAGCAAAATTAAATATGGATATTGTTCGTAATTGAGTATATTTAGATATTGTTTGCAAAGGATATTATAGTCCAGTGTTTTTAGAATTTATTAAAAAAATTAAAGAAGATTTTGTAATTGATCCAAAGGATATGGAAATAATTAAGCAAGCTAAACCTGATTTTATTGCCTTTAATTATTATGCCACTATGACTGTTGAGATGCCAAAATCTAATGAGATAAGTCAAGAAGCCAAAGATCAGCAAAAGGGCTTTACAATACCTGGTTTCACTTCATCTGTTAAAAATAAAAACCTTGAAAAAACTCAGTTTGGTTGAGAAATTGACCCTCAAGGTTTTAAAAATACTTTACGTGAAGTATATGATAGATATAATCTTCCTATTATGATTACTGAAAATGGTTTAGGTGCCAAAGATATTTTAACTAAGCAAGGTGAGGTTCATGACACTTATCGCATAGAATATTATCAAAAACATATCTCAAAAATGTTGGAAGCAATTGAGGAAGGTGTAGATATAATTGGTTATATGCCTTGAAGTGCTATTGATTTAATTTCAACTCATGAGGGAGTATCAAAGCGTTATGGGTTTATTTATGTAAATCGTGATGAATTTGATCTAAAAGATATGAAACGTTATAAAAAAGATAGTTTTTACTGATATAAAGAATTAATTAAAACAAATGGAGGTTCAATATAA
- a CDS encoding lipoprotein, with protein MKKLLTLLGSVSLTATTATMAVACGTDYDIKEDGNSVLIQFLQSIDGKAKITSTDILWKLINSSNGPKNREKLTLDLLKMINLSILANIDSEENEFTIDEDNLYTNYDLKNTLKERWTNLISIVDRQIVNEKDVYKKKNGKKWEKEWNKMLVDKYSVYQDDVKSMDKNFLENKYKADLLLTDTNNNASKTLLDVLINTDQTGVTWISSNDIIKKYNALKKVINDNKDNEATIASYLRADLDQIAQIKNSTQNDTNKWEETKLTNESSDADIVAAAKEVSDIDISKILNDTPVNLNKFTISDSNNSRAGFLSNSQKFFLDRFYNTQAPLAISEVVVPFSENGSFDNGVTVSDFESLDGNDQKNTNELLAQISTDDSINTWRRWMVEGKTDKHPKATVKKYDKLMTLSNSSDFSQDMRAVVYDFIFEGNNGKAITTAPSVDQGLATLIKDISRENKANNKFYVFNENQGRVYYVDSTGLHIVQIDGYEFLKESESAEKVGMRQEGIIENKINKETLAELNEFKKYNALQDTEKVAVLQTSRSDTYAKLNKTVVNPYLHYLTNSSMLKGVTGSATSFDIMSEVKTWAQVSSSTDGSASYWMTSVFDYFKTISKSKQEDSSFSQEDFINNYITFNISEEKSQEEEVIAKTQSWFYAAVNSKQSLTAINPAILFIEASEKWTDEIKTKTDASGYPKLLLDNSAYKEDIVSKTIEMFWKPKTSSETTGDMILDNNLKSVVFDYNSIIKNIETSYLSFKKGGSKQWKNY; from the coding sequence GTGAAAAAATTATTAACACTGTTAGGAAGTGTTAGCTTAACAGCAACAACAGCAACAATGGCTGTTGCTTGTGGTACTGACTATGACATTAAAGAAGACGGAAACTCAGTTCTTATTCAATTTTTACAATCAATAGATGGAAAAGCAAAAATTACATCTACTGATATTCTATGAAAATTAATTAATTCATCAAATGGTCCAAAGAATAGAGAAAAACTAACTTTAGACTTATTGAAAATGATTAATTTATCTATTCTAGCTAATATAGATTCAGAAGAAAATGAATTTACAATAGATGAAGATAACTTATATACAAACTATGATTTAAAAAACACTTTAAAAGAAAGATGAACAAATCTTATTTCAATTGTTGATAGACAAATAGTTAATGAAAAAGATGTATATAAAAAGAAAAACGGTAAAAAATGAGAAAAAGAATGAAATAAAATGCTTGTAGATAAATACAGCGTTTATCAAGATGATGTCAAATCAATGGATAAAAACTTCCTAGAAAACAAATATAAAGCAGATCTTCTGTTAACAGATACAAATAATAATGCTTCAAAAACGTTATTAGATGTTTTAATTAACACTGATCAAACAGGAGTTACTTGAATAAGTTCAAATGATATTATTAAAAAATATAATGCACTTAAAAAAGTAATTAATGACAATAAAGATAACGAAGCAACAATTGCAAGTTATTTAAGAGCTGATTTAGATCAAATAGCTCAAATTAAAAATTCAACACAAAATGATACAAACAAATGAGAAGAAACTAAATTGACTAATGAGTCAAGTGATGCTGATATAGTGGCTGCTGCTAAAGAAGTAAGTGATATTGATATATCTAAAATATTGAATGATACTCCAGTTAATTTAAATAAATTCACAATAAGTGATTCAAATAACTCAAGAGCAGGTTTTTTAAGTAATTCACAGAAATTTTTCTTAGATCGTTTCTATAATACTCAAGCTCCTCTTGCTATAAGCGAAGTTGTAGTTCCATTTTCTGAAAATGGATCATTTGATAATGGAGTTACAGTATCAGATTTTGAATCATTAGATGGAAATGATCAAAAAAACACTAACGAATTACTAGCTCAAATTTCAACAGATGATTCAATTAATACTTGAAGAAGATGAATGGTTGAAGGTAAAACAGACAAACATCCAAAAGCAACTGTAAAAAAATATGATAAACTTATGACTTTAAGCAATTCATCAGATTTTTCTCAAGACATGCGAGCAGTTGTATATGACTTTATTTTTGAAGGTAACAATGGTAAAGCAATTACTACTGCACCTAGTGTTGACCAAGGACTTGCTACATTAATTAAAGATATTTCAAGAGAAAATAAAGCTAATAACAAATTTTATGTTTTTAATGAAAATCAAGGAAGAGTCTATTATGTGGATTCAACTGGATTGCATATAGTTCAAATTGATGGATATGAATTCTTAAAAGAGTCAGAATCAGCTGAAAAAGTAGGAATGCGTCAAGAAGGAATTATAGAAAATAAAATTAATAAAGAAACATTAGCAGAATTAAATGAGTTTAAAAAATATAATGCTTTACAAGATACTGAAAAAGTAGCTGTTTTACAAACAAGCAGAAGTGATACTTATGCTAAGTTAAATAAAACAGTAGTTAATCCATACTTACATTATCTAACAAACTCTTCAATGTTAAAAGGAGTTACAGGTTCTGCAACTAGTTTTGATATTATGTCAGAAGTTAAAACTTGAGCACAAGTTTCATCTTCAACAGATGGTTCTGCATCATATTGAATGACATCAGTATTTGATTATTTTAAAACTATTTCAAAATCAAAACAAGAAGACTCATCATTTAGTCAAGAAGATTTTATAAATAATTATATTACTTTCAATATAAGTGAAGAAAAGAGTCAAGAAGAAGAAGTTATTGCAAAAACTCAATCTTGATTCTATGCTGCAGTTAATTCAAAACAAAGTTTAACAGCAATTAATCCAGCTATTTTATTTATTGAAGCTAGTGAAAAATGAACTGATGAAATAAAAACAAAAACTGATGCAAGTGGTTATCCAAAATTACTTTTAGATAACAGTGCATATAAAGAAGATATTGTTTCAAAAACTATTGAAATGTTCTGAAAACCAAAAACTAGTTCTGAAACTACAGGTGATATGATTTTAGATAATAATTTAAAATCAGTGGTCTTTGATTATAATTCAATCATTAAAAATATTGAAACATCATATCTTTCTTTCAAAAAAGGAGGTAGTAAACAATGAAAAAATTATTAG
- a CDS encoding glycoside hydrolase family 1 protein: protein MKFEKDDFLWGSASSAAQIEGAYQVDGKSLTIADLTPYIELKDKKDLSKVHSLTKEDFLRGLDPNSPDTYPKRLGNDFYNRYKEDIKLMKDAGMKIYRLSISWARIYPNGDELVPNEAGLAFYERVFKECRAQGMEIMVTLSHFDFPYPILEKYNGFLNREVIKLFVKYAKTLIERFSKYVKYWLPFNELNISLIYTHTGLGFFTERDSNYMNILRKSFQGLHNLFIAQAEMIKFAKKFPDIKVGCMVSDMTTYSYDCNPINVFHNLQQEQIRKWFFFDVMTRGEYPGYANRFFKENKIEFKIFDGDMELLKSNPIDFISFSYYQTNTVSVTDKVSQTGGNLTVGGVNPYLKQTQWGWQIDPIGLRYELNQLWDRYQLPLFISENGIGVTETLNKNKTVDDDYRIDYFREHFIQINEAIKDGVNVFGYTMWTAIDLVSGATSEFNKRYGVVYVDYDDKHNGTGDRYLKKSYHWFKKFMETKELK from the coding sequence ATGAAATTCGAAAAAGATGATTTTTTATGAGGAAGTGCAAGTTCAGCTGCACAAATTGAAGGAGCTTATCAAGTAGATGGTAAGTCTTTAACTATTGCTGATTTAACACCATATATTGAGTTAAAAGATAAAAAGGACTTATCAAAAGTTCACTCTTTAACAAAAGAAGACTTTTTAAGAGGTTTAGATCCAAATAGTCCTGATACATATCCAAAGCGTTTAGGAAATGATTTTTATAATCGTTATAAAGAAGATATTAAGTTAATGAAAGATGCTGGTATGAAGATATATCGTCTATCAATCTCATGAGCTCGTATTTATCCAAATGGAGATGAGTTAGTTCCAAATGAAGCAGGATTAGCATTTTATGAGCGTGTCTTTAAAGAATGTCGTGCCCAAGGAATGGAGATTATGGTAACTCTTAGTCACTTTGACTTTCCATATCCCATTTTAGAAAAATATAATGGATTTTTAAATCGTGAGGTAATTAAATTATTTGTTAAATATGCTAAAACTTTAATTGAGCGTTTTTCAAAATATGTTAAGTATTGATTACCATTTAATGAATTAAATATTTCATTGATTTATACTCACACTGGATTAGGTTTTTTTACAGAAAGAGATAGCAACTATATGAATATCTTAAGAAAATCTTTTCAAGGGCTGCATAATTTATTTATTGCCCAAGCAGAGATGATTAAGTTTGCTAAAAAATTTCCTGATATTAAAGTTGGTTGCATGGTATCTGATATGACAACATACTCATATGATTGCAATCCTATCAATGTATTTCATAATTTACAACAAGAACAAATTAGAAAATGGTTTTTCTTTGATGTAATGACTCGTGGGGAATACCCAGGATATGCAAATCGTTTCTTTAAAGAAAATAAAATAGAGTTTAAAATTTTTGATGGTGATATGGAATTACTAAAAAGTAATCCAATTGATTTTATTTCATTTAGTTATTATCAAACAAACACTGTATCAGTTACTGATAAGGTTAGTCAAACTGGAGGTAATTTAACTGTAGGGGGAGTTAATCCTTATTTAAAACAAACTCAGTGAGGATGACAAATAGACCCCATTGGTTTAAGATATGAATTAAATCAATTGTGAGATCGATATCAATTACCTTTATTTATTTCTGAAAATGGAATTGGTGTAACTGAGACTTTAAATAAAAACAAAACAGTAGATGATGACTATAGAATTGATTACTTTAGAGAACATTTCATTCAAATTAATGAAGCAATTAAAGATGGTGTTAATGTTTTTGGTTATACAATGTGAACAGCAATTGATTTAGTTAGTGGTGCTACAAGCGAGTTTAATAAGCGTTATGGAGTGGTTTACGTTGACTATGATGATAAACATAATGGAACTGGTGATAGGTATTTAAAAAAATCATATCATTGGTTTAAAAAATTTATGGAAACTAAGGAATTAAAATAA
- a CDS encoding ROK family protein: MKRYTFDIGGMGTKFILFESKNKISSQIIKYKEEKQPDNEIIFQTKLITVIKEITKILDLEKDEFELAILIPGVVDSVKKQVLSNSAICDVDLNLVKIFSKYKNCKKFVLENDARAALIGEYYYRSNSKIKTQVHLTIGTGLGGALIINNRVHKGNLLRAGEFGKGFASLEVGQDLPIAAYGGLGSVLFRYKMAIKSKEFIDGETAFAMYEKKDPIMITLFDNLITALAKLIINLDYILDYDLITLGGGISNNKKFIDLIFAKLLEAESFNYEGRILYPDLMVKNKVEVAKLKNEAACYGGLYILEYGDKIYE, from the coding sequence ATGAAAAGATATACATTTGACATTGGAGGAATGGGAACAAAATTTATTTTATTTGAAAGCAAAAATAAAATAAGTTCTCAAATTATTAAATATAAAGAAGAAAAGCAACCAGATAATGAAATTATATTTCAAACGAAATTAATTACAGTTATCAAAGAAATTACAAAAATATTAGACTTGGAAAAGGATGAATTTGAATTAGCAATTCTAATTCCAGGAGTTGTAGATTCAGTCAAAAAACAAGTTTTAAGTAATTCAGCTATTTGTGATGTCGATTTAAATTTGGTTAAGATTTTTTCTAAATATAAAAACTGTAAAAAGTTTGTTCTTGAAAATGATGCACGTGCGGCTTTGATTGGAGAGTATTATTATCGAAGTAACTCAAAAATAAAGACTCAAGTTCATCTCACAATTGGAACTGGACTTGGAGGAGCTTTAATTATAAATAATAGAGTTCATAAGGGAAATCTCCTTAGAGCTGGAGAATTTGGTAAAGGCTTTGCCAGTTTAGAAGTGGGTCAAGACCTTCCAATTGCAGCATATGGCGGTCTTGGATCAGTATTATTTAGATACAAGATGGCAATTAAGTCAAAAGAGTTTATTGATGGTGAAACAGCTTTTGCTATGTATGAAAAAAAAGACCCAATCATGATAACTTTGTTTGATAATTTAATCACAGCTCTAGCTAAACTAATAATTAATCTTGATTACATTCTTGATTATGACCTAATTACTTTAGGGGGAGGAATTAGTAATAACAAAAAGTTCATTGATCTAATATTTGCCAAGTTATTAGAAGCAGAAAGTTTTAATTATGAGGGAAGAATACTGTACCCTGATTTAATGGTGAAAAATAAAGTAGAAGTTGCAAAGTTAAAAAACGAAGCGGCTTGCTATGGTGGATTATATATATTAGAATATGGAGATAAAATTTATGAATAA
- a CDS encoding glucose PTS transporter subunit IIA, with the protein MSIKIYAPVDCEVRQLKKCSDIAFANKLLGDGILIIPKDNLFFSPFYQATVKMIFDTKHAYGFEVEGYNVLIHCGLDSIKLNGKYFETNLEVNQEVNLDTKIFSVEINKLRELNISKETPIVFEDPNIIIPVFEEKIYKKGELICEINTESIETKEEENLDPYVFFATDSKYISAARTINEFVGTMENYTSVYNCMTRLRFKIKDKSKVNIEKLKQNNNVKGVIWNNDELQVIIGQDVYKLKNAFTEINQSVDANFELKKKLKSKKPWLLQMLSAIIAITIRVLPFLIGVGLLQAMVSILQQTGWMPSITFDPSSANEETIYLLNAPVIWAMLFVIARSSIVMLAILFAWSASDYFKLRPVIGLGIAVILCSPYLFVTGGPNGMGEYIVMFKFWDQPIDKTKPITLFLNQLSEVRLNGMNTKPFVILPAIILAKKLDDSILEWMPPSLELMGRPFLIFLITLPVTFLIFSPIWNIFESILAISVFYIKALPFGLGIGLYVASWQVAIIFGLHNILSIVQFIDHLVNGGQSEIGVAGGISLFAQFGALIAVILVTKNIKLRNQGLGLISAGIIGITEPILYQINLPKRRPLYSGLIAAFVFGTLSGMLGVARRGGSGLGIFELIGYFSEPLLGGYSEISPLANGLMYTGCCLGSFFLAAIICYFWFRERKTEKVLIKETTKDLVKLIALQEGKATKEIKVELKKINKLLNKFNNKNIKVYEIKIQNLIFIRTKIAKLISQQEKTKEKILLIGKKLMADNKVEQANKLILKYKTSNKKYDVSEWKEKLEIAQKEINFEALDKLISNNLSTLLAILNKFEKQIGADKISHIKNNYYNALNALRINYELDIERDDILDFKKEFRNLRG; encoded by the coding sequence ATGAGTATAAAAATTTATGCTCCCGTTGATTGTGAAGTTAGACAACTTAAAAAATGTTCTGATATTGCTTTTGCAAACAAACTATTGGGAGATGGAATACTAATAATTCCAAAAGATAATTTATTTTTCTCACCATTTTATCAAGCCACTGTAAAAATGATATTTGATACCAAGCATGCTTATGGATTTGAGGTTGAAGGATATAACGTTTTAATTCATTGTGGTTTAGATAGTATAAAGCTAAATGGTAAGTACTTTGAAACTAATTTAGAAGTTAATCAAGAAGTTAATCTAGACACAAAAATATTCTCTGTAGAAATAAATAAATTAAGAGAATTAAATATCTCAAAAGAGACGCCAATAGTTTTTGAAGATCCAAATATTATTATTCCAGTATTTGAAGAGAAAATTTATAAAAAGGGAGAACTTATTTGTGAAATAAATACAGAAAGTATAGAAACTAAAGAAGAAGAGAATCTAGATCCTTATGTATTTTTTGCAACAGATAGTAAATATATTTCAGCAGCTCGTACAATTAATGAGTTTGTGGGAACTATGGAGAATTATACAAGTGTTTATAATTGTATGACTCGTTTACGCTTTAAAATTAAAGACAAAAGTAAAGTTAATATAGAGAAACTAAAACAAAATAATAATGTTAAAGGCGTTATTTGAAATAATGATGAACTTCAAGTTATTATTGGTCAAGATGTATATAAATTAAAAAATGCCTTTACTGAAATTAATCAGTCAGTTGATGCTAATTTTGAATTAAAGAAAAAATTAAAATCTAAAAAACCCTGACTTTTGCAAATGCTAAGTGCCATTATTGCTATTACTATTAGAGTTCTACCATTTTTAATTGGAGTAGGATTATTACAAGCTATGGTCTCAATCTTGCAGCAAACTGGGTGAATGCCAAGTATTACATTTGATCCTTCAAGTGCAAATGAAGAGACTATTTACTTATTAAATGCTCCAGTGATTTGAGCTATGTTATTTGTTATTGCTCGTTCATCAATTGTAATGTTAGCAATATTATTTGCTTGATCCGCATCAGACTATTTTAAACTCAGACCAGTCATTGGATTGGGGATTGCTGTTATTTTATGTTCACCATATTTATTTGTGACTGGTGGTCCAAATGGGATGGGTGAATATATTGTAATGTTTAAATTTTGAGATCAGCCAATAGATAAAACCAAACCTATTACTTTATTTTTAAATCAACTATCAGAGGTTCGCTTAAATGGTATGAATACTAAACCTTTTGTAATTTTACCAGCGATTATTCTAGCTAAAAAATTGGATGATAGTATTTTGGAATGAATGCCTCCTTCATTAGAATTGATGGGGCGACCATTTTTAATATTTTTAATAACATTACCTGTAACATTTCTAATTTTTAGTCCAATTTGAAATATATTTGAGTCCATTTTAGCAATATCAGTTTTTTATATTAAGGCCTTACCTTTTGGATTAGGAATTGGTTTATATGTTGCATCCTGGCAGGTTGCCATTATTTTCGGATTGCATAATATATTATCAATTGTACAATTTATTGATCATTTAGTTAATGGTGGACAGTCAGAAATTGGAGTAGCTGGGGGAATATCATTATTTGCACAGTTTGGAGCCTTAATAGCTGTTATATTAGTAACAAAAAATATTAAACTAAGAAATCAAGGTTTAGGATTGATTTCTGCTGGTATTATTGGAATTACTGAGCCTATTTTATATCAAATTAACTTACCCAAACGACGACCCCTATATTCTGGATTAATAGCTGCCTTTGTCTTTGGAACATTATCAGGCATGCTAGGAGTTGCTCGTCGGGGAGGTTCTGGTTTAGGAATCTTTGAATTAATTGGTTATTTCTCTGAACCATTGCTCGGTGGCTATTCTGAAATTTCACCTTTAGCAAATGGTTTAATGTATACTGGGTGTTGTTTAGGTTCATTTTTCTTAGCTGCTATAATTTGCTACTTCTGATTTAGAGAAAGAAAAACAGAAAAGGTCTTAATAAAAGAGACTACTAAAGATTTAGTTAAATTAATTGCTTTACAAGAAGGTAAAGCCACTAAGGAGATTAAAGTAGAACTTAAAAAAATAAATAAATTATTAAATAAATTTAATAATAAAAATATAAAAGTATATGAGATAAAGATTCAAAACTTAATTTTTATTAGAACAAAAATTGCTAAATTAATAAGTCAACAAGAAAAAACAAAAGAGAAGATTTTATTAATAGGTAAAAAATTAATGGCAGATAATAAAGTTGAACAAGCAAATAAATTAATTTTAAAGTATAAAACTTCTAATAAAAAATATGATGTATCAGAGTGAAAGGAAAAATTAGAAATAGCTCAAAAAGAAATTAATTTTGAGGCTCTGGATAAATTAATTTCAAATAATTTATCGACTCTATTAGCAATACTAAACAAATTTGAAAAACAAATTGGTGCAGACAAAATAAGTCACATAAAAAATAATTACTATAATGCTTTAAATGCACTTCGTATTAACTATGAGTTAGATATTGAAAGAGATGACATTTTAGATTTTAAAAAAGAGTTTAGAAATTTAAGAGGATAG
- a CDS encoding HIT family protein, giving the protein MDCIFCKIINKEMASKVFYENEYTLAFLDIFPNSDGHSLVIPKKHFENYEETDDFYLQEVAKTKKIVAKMLREKLNSKGINYVSNQGSEAFQMVFHYHEHIIPKYVKEQGYGFKINNKPEDLTNIDEIFNKIVD; this is encoded by the coding sequence ATGGATTGTATTTTTTGTAAAATTATTAATAAGGAAATGGCATCTAAGGTTTTTTATGAAAATGAATATACCCTAGCCTTTCTTGATATTTTTCCAAATAGTGATGGTCATTCTTTAGTTATTCCAAAAAAACATTTTGAAAACTATGAAGAAACAGATGATTTTTATTTGCAAGAAGTTGCTAAAACCAAAAAAATTGTTGCTAAAATGTTAAGAGAAAAGTTGAACTCAAAGGGTATTAATTATGTCTCTAATCAAGGTTCAGAGGCCTTTCAAATGGTATTTCACTATCACGAGCATATTATACCTAAATATGTAAAAGAGCAAGGATATGGCTTTAAAATTAATAATAAACCAGAAGATCTGACTAATATTGATGAAATTTTCAATAAAATAGTAGATTAA
- a CDS encoding lipoprotein, producing MKKLLGILSAVSLTVSTPSLVVACTSTRITKPKLNKELAKKLLVQISGNKDLANIDFGSLFTDAEIESVIVNMINELLSLQYSFDSTNTMFKNLDFKEFYTSDKDKGIEESFKTKYSLESRTIAENKLFEDYTKSIGTTRLDYWAIRNNYNLNIQNDETKVNSMDGEQVEVNSSNPYIYISDSKPTGDAQDSIWKFSNEQGSHGTIAGKSKLPTIKDLTNEYQKNGSSMFWVKNKDDFVNISAKSALYLRFQDYFESKLLEDMNDNLLTNAYLKSTMFNIKTIEEEKAPFINPSSAMFSKTQTLNETSINEYWKSNIKMVWTLKFDVTKAQAIDEINKIINDKTDLLNISSGALKEGKEIKEIVKMFDDATIKPVNDNRTAYDSYFGLQGYQGLTIYDGDTALGESPITGKGYEAKVKSWNNGPGIIKSSSENFLTIDTENNNYADLVIVLPIYMIELLGASNSEESTYKITGKGENEESAIKFSNTIGNESIYKDRWNSKNNSTLHSKDVAELAKDKIKQEALLNQIMFGISKDSNSSDLAKTIIYSKYLDKDDVYYAGLWDKIGTYIKSEDDKDE from the coding sequence ATGAAAAAATTATTAGGAATACTTAGTGCAGTTTCATTAACTGTATCTACCCCTTCTCTTGTTGTAGCTTGTACAAGTACAAGAATAACTAAACCAAAATTAAATAAAGAATTAGCTAAAAAATTATTAGTACAAATATCTGGTAATAAAGACCTTGCAAACATTGATTTTGGTTCATTATTTACAGATGCTGAAATTGAATCTGTAATTGTTAACATGATAAATGAATTATTATCATTACAATATAGTTTTGATTCAACAAATACTATGTTTAAAAATTTAGATTTTAAAGAGTTTTACACTTCTGATAAAGATAAAGGAATTGAAGAATCATTTAAAACTAAATACAGTCTTGAATCTAGAACAATTGCTGAAAATAAACTTTTTGAAGATTATACAAAATCAATTGGCACAACAAGACTTGATTACTGAGCAATAAGAAATAATTATAATTTAAACATTCAAAATGATGAAACAAAAGTAAATTCTATGGATGGTGAACAAGTAGAAGTTAATAGTTCTAATCCATATATTTATATTTCTGATTCTAAACCTACTGGTGATGCACAAGATAGCATTTGAAAATTCTCAAATGAACAAGGAAGTCATGGTACTATTGCAGGTAAAAGTAAACTGCCTACTATTAAAGACTTAACAAATGAGTATCAAAAGAATGGATCATCAATGTTTTGAGTAAAAAATAAAGATGATTTTGTAAATATAAGTGCAAAATCTGCATTATATTTAAGATTTCAAGATTATTTTGAATCTAAATTGTTAGAAGACATGAACGATAATCTTCTAACAAATGCCTATTTAAAATCAACAATGTTTAATATTAAAACAATTGAAGAAGAAAAAGCACCTTTCATTAACCCTTCTTCAGCAATGTTTTCAAAAACACAAACATTGAATGAAACTTCAATTAATGAATATTGAAAATCAAATATTAAAATGGTTTGAACTTTAAAATTTGATGTTACTAAAGCTCAAGCAATAGATGAAATAAATAAAATAATTAATGATAAAACTGATCTTTTAAATATCAGTAGTGGTGCTTTAAAAGAAGGAAAAGAAATTAAAGAAATTGTAAAGATGTTTGATGATGCTACAATTAAACCTGTTAATGATAATAGAACTGCTTATGACTCATACTTTGGATTACAAGGTTATCAAGGTTTAACTATTTATGATGGAGATACTGCGCTTGGAGAAAGTCCAATAACAGGAAAAGGTTATGAAGCAAAAGTTAAGTCATGAAATAATGGTCCTGGTATTATTAAATCAAGTTCAGAAAACTTCTTAACTATTGATACTGAAAATAATAATTATGCAGATTTAGTAATTGTATTGCCAATTTATATGATTGAATTATTAGGAGCATCTAATAGTGAAGAATCAACTTATAAAATTACTGGTAAAGGTGAAAACGAAGAAAGTGCTATAAAATTTAGTAATACTATAGGAAACGAATCTATTTATAAGGATAGATGAAATAGTAAAAATAATTCAACATTACATTCAAAAGATGTTGCCGAATTAGCAAAAGACAAGATAAAACAAGAAGCTTTATTAAATCAAATTATGTTTGGAATTTCAAAAGATTCTAATTCAAGTGATTTAGCTAAAACAATCATATATTCAAAATATTTGGACAAAGATGATGTTTACTATGCTGGTCTATGAGATAAAATTGGAACATATATTAAAAGTGAAGATGATAAAGACGAATAA